A single region of the Runella slithyformis DSM 19594 genome encodes:
- a CDS encoding nickel-dependent hydrogenase large subunit, with protein MAIKKELNISPVGRVEGDLDVKVYMEDGVVTRAHTQAAMFRGFEKIMEGKDPQSGLIVTPRICGICGGSHLYCASSALDTAWKTTLPPNALLLRAIGQATETIQSIPRWFYAIFATDMANKKFANKPLYDEVVRRFAAYVGTSFQQGVVASGRPVEVYAIFGGQWPHSSYMVPGGVMCAPTLKDVTRAHAIMNQFRKDWLETLWLGCSIERYLQIKTYDDLMAWVDENESQRNSDLGLFIRAGLEFGLHKFGQGVGKFVAFGTYLHKDHYQHPTVEGRNKALISRSGFFDGQNYSVFDHLQIKEHVKHAWYKDVAAAHPWEEPLPTPMPSQPLEHSDFGGKYSWSKAPRYMDFAAEAGPLSRVLMNANPDHLESHQIYDPLFGDIYAKMGPSVFVRTLARVHEAARLYVQIDEWLRQIDLNGDFYIKPEERDGKGFGATEAARGALAHWIEIENGVIKNYQVMAPTTWNVGPNDEKGNPGPIEAALEGTEIEDAHDPVEVGLVARSFDSCLVCTVHAHDQKSGKELAKFKL; from the coding sequence ATGGCAATCAAGAAAGAACTCAATATATCGCCCGTAGGACGGGTTGAAGGCGACCTCGACGTGAAAGTCTATATGGAGGACGGTGTAGTCACCCGTGCCCACACCCAAGCGGCAATGTTTCGCGGCTTTGAAAAGATCATGGAAGGGAAAGATCCGCAGTCCGGCCTTATCGTAACGCCCCGTATCTGTGGCATTTGCGGAGGTTCCCACCTTTACTGTGCTTCGTCGGCATTAGATACGGCGTGGAAAACTACATTGCCGCCCAATGCACTTTTATTGCGGGCCATTGGACAGGCTACTGAAACCATTCAGTCCATTCCCCGTTGGTTTTACGCCATTTTTGCGACCGATATGGCCAATAAAAAATTTGCCAATAAACCTCTTTACGACGAAGTAGTACGTCGTTTTGCAGCTTACGTGGGCACATCGTTTCAGCAGGGGGTTGTGGCGTCAGGTCGGCCCGTTGAAGTTTATGCCATTTTCGGAGGACAATGGCCCCACTCTTCATACATGGTGCCCGGTGGGGTAATGTGCGCTCCTACGCTCAAGGATGTGACACGCGCACACGCCATTATGAATCAATTTCGCAAGGATTGGCTTGAAACCCTCTGGTTGGGGTGCTCGATAGAGCGTTATCTTCAAATCAAAACCTACGACGATCTTATGGCGTGGGTAGATGAAAACGAGTCGCAGCGAAACTCCGACCTGGGTTTATTCATTCGGGCCGGTTTGGAATTCGGTTTGCATAAATTTGGACAGGGTGTTGGAAAATTTGTGGCTTTTGGCACCTATTTGCATAAAGACCATTATCAGCACCCTACCGTTGAAGGACGCAATAAAGCCCTCATCAGTCGTTCGGGTTTCTTTGATGGTCAAAACTACTCCGTATTTGACCATCTCCAAATCAAAGAACACGTAAAGCACGCTTGGTACAAGGATGTAGCAGCGGCTCACCCTTGGGAAGAGCCGCTCCCGACACCTATGCCTTCACAACCGCTCGAACACTCCGATTTTGGGGGTAAATACTCATGGTCTAAAGCACCCCGATACATGGATTTCGCTGCCGAAGCAGGGCCTTTGTCCAGGGTTTTGATGAATGCCAATCCTGATCACTTAGAGTCACATCAGATATATGACCCACTCTTTGGCGATATTTACGCCAAAATGGGGCCAAGTGTATTTGTACGTACCCTTGCACGTGTACACGAAGCTGCCCGTTTGTACGTACAGATTGATGAATGGCTGCGTCAAATTGACCTCAATGGAGACTTCTATATCAAACCCGAAGAACGCGACGGCAAGGGTTTTGGTGCTACCGAAGCGGCACGTGGCGCACTGGCGCACTGGATTGAGATTGAAAACGGTGTCATCAAAAATTACCAGGTAATGGCGCCCACTACATGGAATGTTGGCCCCAACGACGAAAAAGGTAACCCGGGCCCTATCGAAGCCGCTTTGGAAGGAACCGAAATCGAAGATGCCCACGACCCCGTAGAAGTAGGTTTGGTAGCTCGTTCATTTGATTCTTGCCTGGTATGTACTGTACATGCGCACGACCAAAAATCGGGTAAAGAGCTGGCTAAGTTTAAACTGTAA
- a CDS encoding hydrogenase, whose protein sequence is MANVLWLQGGACSGNTMSFLNAEEPTVIDLVTDFGVNILWHPSIGLEIGEQVTTLLREIITGKVQCDILVYEGSIIQGPNGTGTMNYFCDRPMQDWIKELSEVVGYVVAIGDCATWGGIPAVAPNPSESTGMQFLKKEKGGFLGAKYVSKGGLPVINIPGCPAHPDWITQILVAISTGRIGDVLIDEYHRPKTFFTDFVQTGCTNVVNFANKVDGGFGKRGNGCLFYEVGCRGPMTRASCNRILWNRHSSKTRANHPCLGCTEPGFPHNDLVKGSVFKTMKYLGVLPIDVPAGNSKLGYYMRAGFEKTIHSLEVAVGIEKSHSEGSK, encoded by the coding sequence ATGGCAAATGTACTGTGGCTTCAAGGAGGTGCATGTAGTGGTAACACGATGTCGTTCCTCAATGCCGAAGAACCAACCGTCATTGACTTGGTCACTGACTTTGGCGTAAATATTCTTTGGCATCCTTCCATTGGCCTTGAAATAGGCGAACAGGTTACAACCCTCCTGCGAGAAATCATAACAGGCAAAGTCCAATGTGATATTCTGGTATACGAAGGAAGTATTATTCAAGGTCCCAACGGGACGGGCACGATGAACTACTTCTGTGACCGACCTATGCAGGATTGGATAAAAGAACTTTCGGAGGTAGTGGGTTATGTCGTAGCCATAGGCGACTGCGCCACTTGGGGCGGTATCCCTGCCGTAGCACCCAACCCGTCCGAATCAACGGGTATGCAGTTTTTGAAAAAAGAAAAGGGGGGATTTTTAGGAGCAAAATACGTCTCAAAAGGTGGACTGCCCGTAATAAATATCCCCGGTTGTCCTGCCCATCCTGACTGGATTACGCAGATTTTGGTAGCTATTTCTACGGGGCGTATCGGCGATGTACTCATTGACGAATATCACCGCCCCAAAACATTCTTTACCGACTTTGTGCAAACAGGCTGTACCAACGTTGTAAATTTTGCTAATAAAGTAGACGGCGGTTTCGGTAAACGCGGAAACGGCTGTTTGTTTTATGAAGTGGGTTGTCGCGGGCCAATGACGCGTGCCAGTTGCAATCGTATCCTGTGGAATCGTCATTCCTCAAAAACCCGGGCCAATCATCCTTGTTTAGGCTGTACAGAGCCGGGCTTCCCACATAATGATTTGGTCAAAGGAAGCGTATTCAAAACCATGAAATACCTGGGGGTACTCCCTATTGATGTTCCTGCCGGTAATTCAAAATTAGGATATTATATGAGAGCCGGCTTTGAGAAAACGATCCACTCTCTTGAAGTGGCTGTGGGTATTGAAAAATCACACTCTGAAGGTTCAAAATAA
- a CDS encoding bifunctional nuclease family protein codes for MNELWIVALSESQSKPNQYALILEDTVSKRRIPLIIGQAEAQAIAISMEKMTSVRPQTHDLFAAVIQQLGATLVNVLIYRFESDVFYAKLVLKDSQNQILEIDARPSDAIALAVRLGCSVFALPEVIEQSAYFFDEKTRDKKGSYAEYTLEELEELLKKIIAKEDYESAVRVREAIARRKS; via the coding sequence ATGAATGAACTCTGGATTGTAGCTCTTTCGGAAAGTCAATCAAAGCCCAACCAATACGCTTTGATTTTAGAAGATACTGTGTCCAAACGGCGGATTCCGCTCATTATTGGACAAGCCGAAGCGCAGGCTATTGCGATTTCCATGGAAAAAATGACTTCCGTTCGGCCCCAAACGCACGACTTGTTTGCTGCCGTGATTCAACAGCTCGGAGCTACGCTTGTGAATGTACTCATTTATCGTTTTGAAAGCGATGTGTTTTATGCCAAATTAGTCCTGAAAGATTCCCAAAATCAAATTTTGGAGATAGATGCCCGCCCTTCGGATGCCATTGCTTTGGCTGTGCGATTGGGTTGCAGTGTGTTTGCCTTGCCCGAAGTAATAGAACAGTCGGCTTATTTTTTTGATGAAAAAACCCGTGATAAAAAAGGCTCGTACGCCGAATATACATTAGAAGAGCTGGAAGAACTTCTAAAAAAAATCATTGCAAAAGAAGATTACGAAAGTGCCGTTCGGGTTCGAGAGGCCATAGCCCGAAGAAAATCGTAA
- a CDS encoding TetR/AcrR family transcriptional regulator translates to MYNTKQRIIDASVKLFNENGLDSVRLQQIAEEVGISVGNLAYHFKNKEAIVESVFEQVFEEFDLIFRQYLVSPNMTDFDLQIAEFYAFFTKNHFYLSEFFKSNTSSPPHVQQWQVGVTKMMIQLRSRLQFLSMKGDLQPEIQSDQYEIVAEQIWMSLVFFVPKCTMTGQTMNMTNYKKNVWNILKPLFTSQGQQEFNTTILPQLYW, encoded by the coding sequence ATGTACAATACCAAACAACGCATCATTGACGCTTCGGTTAAGCTTTTCAACGAGAATGGTCTCGATAGTGTGCGGCTTCAACAAATAGCTGAAGAAGTAGGCATCAGTGTGGGCAATTTAGCCTACCATTTCAAAAACAAAGAAGCCATTGTAGAATCGGTTTTTGAACAGGTTTTTGAAGAGTTTGATCTTATTTTCAGACAGTATCTTGTCAGTCCGAATATGACAGACTTCGACCTTCAAATTGCGGAGTTTTATGCCTTTTTTACAAAAAATCATTTTTATCTTTCAGAGTTCTTCAAAAGCAATACTTCGTCTCCGCCGCATGTTCAACAGTGGCAGGTAGGAGTCACTAAAATGATGATTCAATTACGCAGTCGTTTGCAGTTCTTATCTATGAAAGGTGACTTACAACCCGAGATTCAATCAGATCAATATGAGATAGTTGCCGAGCAAATATGGATGTCTTTGGTCTTTTTTGTTCCTAAATGCACCATGACAGGGCAAACAATGAATATGACCAACTATAAAAAAAATGTCTGGAATATTCTCAAACCGCTTTTTACCTCACAGGGTCAGCAGGAATTCAACACCACCATTCTCCCTCAACTCTACTGGTAA
- a CDS encoding TetR/AcrR family transcriptional regulator, with the protein MTTKEKIAESALFLFNRFGFVNVRLQHIADETGMSVGNLAYHFKTKDDLLEYLYEQIVAEQKRLLTDLRMIPLFVNLDAHIENTYRIQQKYSFFFTDTLEIMRAYSSIRRKHREHIQWQKIQIQLFGEFNISRGALIAPQYPDSLEQATNRYVLMADTWLSYEAMQGVLMKDIQIEDFKNAIWGVLMPYFSNIGHQEFKQMKVLPFDGLS; encoded by the coding sequence ATGACTACCAAAGAAAAAATTGCCGAATCCGCCCTTTTTTTATTCAATCGTTTTGGATTTGTCAACGTACGTTTACAACACATTGCCGACGAAACAGGCATGAGTGTAGGTAACTTAGCTTACCATTTTAAAACCAAAGACGACCTTCTGGAATACCTTTATGAACAGATTGTAGCAGAACAGAAACGATTACTGACCGACCTGCGCATGATTCCGCTGTTTGTCAATCTCGACGCTCACATTGAAAATACGTACCGTATACAACAAAAATACAGTTTTTTCTTTACCGATACCCTGGAAATCATGCGGGCATATTCATCTATCAGGCGTAAACACCGCGAACATATTCAGTGGCAAAAAATCCAGATACAGCTTTTCGGTGAATTTAACATTTCACGAGGGGCCTTGATAGCTCCCCAATACCCTGACAGTCTCGAACAGGCGACAAACCGTTATGTATTAATGGCTGATACGTGGCTGAGTTATGAAGCCATGCAGGGGGTTTTGATGAAAGATATCCAAATCGAAGATTTCAAGAATGCAATTTGGGGGGTGTTGATGCCCTATTTTTCTAACATCGGTCATCAGGAGTTTAAACAAATGAAGGTGTTGCCTTTTGATGGTCTTAGTTAA
- a CDS encoding hydrogenase maturation protease — translation MKTAIMGFGNPVRSDDAVGCYVIEQLQKKGLESDNNSLFDMGTGAFEVLFKLLGHDRIIIVDAVINTGEPVGTLYKVPAQEIQGAIQDDPMVFLHSIKWDQALSYAKKIMRENYPDDITVYLISVDNTRIEIELSDEVRQAGDKVVDYILNDIMAL, via the coding sequence GTGAAAACAGCTATCATGGGTTTTGGCAACCCCGTCCGCTCCGACGATGCCGTGGGCTGCTATGTTATTGAGCAACTACAAAAAAAAGGATTAGAATCTGACAATAACAGCCTCTTCGATATGGGAACCGGGGCGTTTGAGGTACTTTTCAAGCTGTTGGGCCATGACCGTATCATTATTGTTGATGCCGTTATCAATACAGGTGAACCCGTCGGGACACTCTATAAAGTTCCTGCTCAGGAAATTCAGGGTGCCATCCAAGACGACCCGATGGTGTTTTTACACAGTATCAAATGGGATCAAGCCCTTAGCTACGCAAAAAAAATCATGCGTGAGAACTACCCTGATGATATTACGGTTTACCTCATTTCGGTGGACAACACCCGCATTGAAATAGAACTTTCGGATGAAGTTCGTCAGGCAGGCGACAAAGTAGTGGACTATATTTTGAATGATATAATGGCTTTATGA